CTTATTGCGAAACATGGATATGAATTGCTGGAAATAGCCAAAGAGAAAAAGGTACAATTTTTGTTTGAGACTTCAGTAGCAAGCGCAATTCCCATACTTGGAACTCTTTCGAATGTTTTAACATCCTGTCCGTTAGACAGGATTTCGGGTATTTTAAATGGTACTACTAATTATGTTTTAGATCTTATGTTTGAGAAGAACATGACACAAAAAAAAGCACTACAAAAAGCACAGGAAATGGGCTATGCTGAGGCAGATCCCAGCAAGGATATTATGGGGACAGATACGCTTTATAAAATATTTATTTTGTCATCACTGGGTTTTAGAACGCGTTTAGATCTTAATGATATTACTTATTCTGGTATTACGGAAATTACTTATGAGGATATTGCTCTGGCTAAAGAGCTTGGCTACAAAATTAAGTTATTAGCAACATCTAATAAAAAAGATGATTATATCAATATTGAAGTGCAGCCAATGTTCGTCGAACAGGATGATCTGTTAAGTAAAATTTACGGAGCAAATAACGGAATAATATTACATGGTGAAAGTTATGGGGAGCTGTTTTTTTCCGGAGCAGGAGCAGGAGGAATTGCTGGTGGGAGTATGATTGTGAGTGACATTGTAAGAATAATAAGACAACCGGAATATTTTGAATACAATTATCTCCTGGAAAATTCCAATGGTTTAAAAATTAAAAAATTTAAACAGGAAAAAAGCCGATATTTTATAAGGATTAGAGAAGATATACAGAAGGACATTTGTTCTAAAATTGTAGAAATTTTAGAACAAAATGATTTATCTGCTGAAAAACATGTTAAACTACCTGTTAAAAAGGAGCAGGATATTGGAATTATTACAGGTTTTACAAATGAAGATAAACTAAGAAATACAATTAGAAACATAGGAGAACGGGAAAATAATTTTAAAGTAATGAGTATAATAAAAATTTTTAGTAACCCAAAATAAGTAATAGAATTTTAATGGTTATCGGAGTAATACAATGGTAAAAGTAAGAGTACCGGCAACAACAGCCAATCTTGGCTCAGGTTTTGATTGTCTTGGAATGGCTTTATCTTTATATCTCGATATAGAGATGGAAAAAATAGACTGTGGTTTTGTTTTTCAGGCTGAAGGGGAAGGTTCTGAAATTCTTTCATCAGATAGAGATAATTTAATTTATAAAGCAGCCTCTCTTGTAATAGAGAAAATTGGCTTAAATCCCGAAAAAGAGGGAATTAAAATTTCTATAAGAAACGAAATACCTGTTGAAAGAGGACTGGGAAGCAGTGCTTCGGCTATTATTGGAGGGATATTAGCTGCTGCTGAGCTTTATGATTTAGATATTACCCGGGAAGAAGTTCTACAAATGGCATTTTCTTTAGAAGGACATCTTGATAATATCGTTCCGGCATTAATTGGAGGATTTACTATATCTTACAGAGACCAGAAAGGCCAGATAAAATGGGTTAAACTTGATATTCCCCATGATCTTCGTGCTGTAGTAGGTATACCTCCTTTTACTTTAAGCACAGAAGAAATGCGCAAGGTGTTGCCCAAAAATGTTTCCCTTCAGGATGCAGTTGACAATCTCAGTAAATCAGCTTTACTGGTAAATGCATTACAGCAATCAAAATGGGATCTTATACCGGAAGCAATGCAGGATAGGATTCATCAACCTTTCCGCCTACCATTTATCAAAGGGGCAAAAAATATTTTTTCAGAAGTCCAGAAGAGCGGGATTGCCGGAGTAGCGTTAAGTGGTTCCGGGCCGACTATTATTTCATTAGTCAAGGATGAGGCAGAAAATGAAATTATAAGAATAATGAAAAAAACATTTCACAGTGCAGGCATTAAAAGCCAGGTAATATTATTGGATCCGGATTTAGATGGCGCAAGGATTGAAAAGGGTAAAAATAGCTATTCAATAATAGTACAGAAATATGGAGGTTCTTCCGTTGCAGATACTGGAAAAATAAAAGAAGTTGCCAAAAGAATTGTTCAACAGTCAAAGTCAGGCAATAAAATGATTGTTGTTGTCTCTGCCATGGGAAAAACAACAGATGAATTAATAAAAATATCAAATGAGATATTACAAAATCCAAGTGAGAGGGAAATGGATATGCTGCTTTCAACAGGTGAGCAAGTATCGATTGCTCTTTTGACTATGGCGATTCATGCATTAGGTTCTGACGCAATCTCTTTCACCGGGGGGCAGGCAGGTATTATTACTACCAATTCACATACTAAAGCAAGAATAAATAATATTAACCATAAACGTATTAAAGAGGCGCTTGA
The sequence above is drawn from the Atribacterota bacterium genome and encodes:
- a CDS encoding homoserine dehydrogenase encodes the protein MMTENREVGIGILGLGNIGKGALDILEKNKKFIEKEISPSKIRITGLADLDKSRKPVLEEYSSVFTSSTGEVINNPATDIVVEAIGGEYPAYNLIKQALMAGKHVVSPNKELIAKHGYELLEIAKEKKVQFLFETSVASAIPILGTLSNVLTSCPLDRISGILNGTTNYVLDLMFEKNMTQKKALQKAQEMGYAEADPSKDIMGTDTLYKIFILSSLGFRTRLDLNDITYSGITEITYEDIALAKELGYKIKLLATSNKKDDYINIEVQPMFVEQDDLLSKIYGANNGIILHGESYGELFFSGAGAGGIAGGSMIVSDIVRIIRQPEYFEYNYLLENSNGLKIKKFKQEKSRYFIRIREDIQKDICSKIVEILEQNDLSAEKHVKLPVKKEQDIGIITGFTNEDKLRNTIRNIGERENNFKVMSIIKIFSNPK